GAAAACGTCACCGTGGACTGGACGATGCGGGAGACCGCCCGGGCGCACCTCCGGGTGCACGTCAAGCGCATCCTGCGAAAGTACGGATACCCATCCGACAAGCAAGAGGAAGCGGCGATGACCGTTCTTGAGCAGGTGGAGGTTCTCACCAAGACCTGAGTGCAAGCGGTCTGAAGGTTCCCGCTGTTTTGTCCGGTCTGCTGATTCCCGCTCGGCACTATTCCCATGATGTGCGGGTTGAGAAATCTTGGAACGCCGGGCTGCGGAAGTGGAAGCTGAAGGGCGTGGGTTCCCACGATCGGGTCACAGGCGAACTTCACAGCATCGGAGACGAAGATGTCACCGTCGGGTCGCCGGACATCGAATATGGCAAAACTTTCATAGCGGCCAAGATTTCTTTTCTCGGCAACGCCGGCACCGCGAGAAACTCCTGCGCGTCCTCAAAGCGCAGATTGGCCGAGTAGCGCCCGGCAATCGTTGAAGAGGCTACCGAGCCAGCGCCCTCAAAGCGCAGATTGCCCCCCGAAGCCTTCGAGCAAGATGCGTGGCACCGTTTCGTTCCCTTTCCGGCCAGGTGTGCATAGGTGGAGCGCTGTCAAAAGTGATTGATCTTGGTGGGAATGAGGTAGCTTACGGTTTTGTGCTATTAGTTGGAAGAGGCGAGGTAATCATGTCCCTCGCTGCTGACAATCGCATCATCTGGAGAGGTGCGCAGTGCATTGCGACCGTGATGCGAATGCGGCGCGAAATCTTCCAGGTCTTATCGGGTTTTACCGGGACGAGCGAGCGCCAGTTAGCGCAGGAAGCGACGCCTCGAGAGATGGCTGTCGTGGCGAAACGGCTTTGCGTGAGACATGAAAGCGCGGTGCTGCTGGAGGCCGCGGAGAGGGCAGCGGTCCATGAGGTTGGTCCATGAGTCATCAGCTGGTCAAGCGAGAGGGATCGCGGGATGTCGTCGAACATCTGTCCATCAGTTGCAGAACGGCTAGTTATTCTCCTCGACTTTGCTGTAGAATAGCGGCGTTATGTCAAAAGGCCGGCGAATGATTGTGGGAGCGGTTTTACTCCTCGGCTTGCTCGTCTGGACATCCCCAGGGCAACAGGGAACGGGTGTGATTTTTGATCGCGCCGCAGAGGATCTGGAGAAAGAGCCCGTGACGGCACTCGTCGGAGGGGCGGTACTCGACGGAATCACGCATGTTCCCATCGAGGATTCGGTTATCCTCATCTCCGGCAGCCGCATTAAAGCCATCGGGCGATCCGACCGGATCAAGATTCCTCCTGGCGCAACGGTCATTGACGTGCGGGGGAAGTTCGTTCTGCCGGGACTCATTGACGCCCACAATCACTTGGAGGGGCTCGGTCTGGACGAGGGCGACGGCGAGTTCACCGATACGCCGGAAAAGCTCCGGCAGGTCATTTTGACGAATGCCCAGCTTGATCTGCTCTCCGGGGTGACGACCCTTCGGGAGTGCGGCTCCAGCGAGGCGGTTCTCCGGCTGCGCGATCAGATCGAAGCGGTGGGGCCGAGACTTTTCGCCGCCGGACCACAATTTGTCAAACGTGATCCCACGCAGCCGCCATCGCCGCTTTTCATCGAGTACGACGGCGTCAAGGATGCCCGGAAGAAAGTGAAGGAGCAAATTGCCAAGGGCATTGACCTGGTGAAACTGAGAATCACGCGTCAGCGTCCGATGCCGACGCTGGAAGAAGTCAGCGCCCTGGTTGAGGAGGCTCATCGGGCGGGGCTGAAAGTGGCCGTTCACACGGATGTGCCTCATGAAGACGCCGTCCGGCTGGCCATTGCTGCTGGCGTGGATACGATTGAGCACAGTGCGCCGCTGCGCGTCTACGATGATCGGCTCCTCATCGAGATGGCCCGCCGGGGCATCATCAGTGTACCGACGCTCTATCAAATCCAGGCCCAGCGCATTGATCCTCTGGAGAAAAAAGACGAGGAGTTGATCGAGCCGCCATTGAGTCATCGGCTGGCCCCGGACCTTCTTCAAGCGCTCACCCGGCGAGCTGCGCTCTGGCGAAGGAACCTCTCGGACTGGCGGGCGCGAGGATATGACCCTCGCGCGCTGCTCCGGGAGCGATTTCTCGCTGTGGCGCGCGCGCGCTCGCTCGGCGTGAGAATTGCTCTCGGCCCGGACACGGGATCCGATCTGGTTCCGCATGGCCGATTCTACAAGGAGATCGCCCTCTATGTGACCGTCGGCGGCCTCTCTCCCATCGAAGCACTGCAGATGGCGACCCGCATCGCGGCTGAAACCATTGGCAAAGAGAAAGAGCTGGGAACGATTGAGCCGGGAAAACTGGCCGACCTGATCGTCATCGAGGGCGATCCGCTCATGGATATTGAGAACCTGCGCAACGTCGTCATGGTCATCAAAGGGGGGAAGATCATCGAGGTTCCTCGCATCGAGGGGAGAATCACCGAGCGACGCAAGCTGGGAAAGGACGCGCGGGATTCCCTGCCCCTTACAGCCGGCGGATGGTGAAGGGGAAGATCTGTGTTCTCCTCCGCCCGGTGCTTCCGGAGGTGAAGAAGGCGCAGGCCGTCGGCCCGCTGCTCTATCCGATAGCTTCATGACGGAGAGGAAACGACATCGCGTGACACTCATTCCCGGCGATGGGATTGGGCCGGAGTGCGCGGCGTCTGTCGTCAGAATCATCGAAGCCGCCGGGGTCCCTATTGAATGGGATGAACACGTTGCCGGAATGCAGGCCATCAATAAGTTCGGCGATCCGCTCCCGTTTGCTCTGCTCGAATCCATCAAAGAAAATCGCGTGGCGTTGAAGGGGCCGCTGACGACGCCCATTGCCGAAGGCTTTCAAAGCGTCAACGTCCGGCTGCGAAAGGAACTGGACCTGTTCGCCAACCTCCGTCCTATTCGCACGCTTCCTGGCGTGCCCTCTCGCTTCGGCGACGTGGACCTCGTCGTGGTGCGAGAAAACACCGAGGACCTGTATTCCGGGCTGGAGCACATCGTCGTGCCCGGCGTGGTCGAATCGCTCAAGATCATCACCGAGCGGGCCTCGTTGCGCATCGCTCGCTTTGCCTTCGAGTACGCCCGTCGGGAAGGTCGTCGCAAGGTCACTGCCGTTCACAAGGCCAATATCATGAAGCTCTCCGACGGTCTTTTCCTCGATTGTTTCCGCCGCGTCGCCCGCGACTATCCCGACATCGAGGAGGACGAGAAGATCGTTGACAATGCCTGCATGCAACTGGTCATGAATCCTCAGCAGTTCGATGTGCTTTTGCTGGAAAATCTCTACGGCGACATCGTCTCGGACCTGGCGGCGGGATTGGTGGGCGGCCTCGGCGTTGTTCCCGGAGCCAACATCGGAGAAACGGTGGCCGTTTTCGAGGCCGTTCATGGCAGCGCACCGGACATCGCCGGGAAAAATCTGGCCAATCCCACGGCCCTGCTGCTGTCGGCGCTCATGATGTTGCGTCATCTGGGAGAGACGGAGGCGGCCGATCGCATCTACGCGGCGCTCATTCGCACGCTCGCCGAGCGTCAGATTCGCACTCGCGACCTCGGCGGCAGGGCTACGACCACAGAATTTACTCAGGCGATAATCCGTGAGCTGAAGGATTAAGACGCACTTGTATTAGAAGCACCGGGATCGAGACGCTCAATGACTCATGCGGCACGGGTAACGGCTGTCTTTTTCCTCGTCCTGCTGGGGGGACATGCCGCGTTTGTCCCGCGCGCGCCAGCGGTCTGCGCGACCCGTCGTGAGCAGGCGTCGTCATCTCCAGCGGCTGTCGGGCGGCAGGTTCTGCTGCTCGATCCCTCGGTGCTGACGAGTATTCTCGAAGAAGCGTCGGGCGAGCGCGTCTTTCGGGAGACGGCTCAACTGGCCGCGCTGGCCCGGTATCCTGCGTCACGAGGATTTCACCGGGCGGCGGAACTTGTCGCTGAGAAGGCTCGTCAGATCGGTCTCAAAGATGTCCGCATTCTCAGCTTCCCGGCTCC
The sequence above is a segment of the Blastocatellia bacterium genome. Coding sequences within it:
- a CDS encoding amidohydrolase family protein, which codes for MIVGAVLLLGLLVWTSPGQQGTGVIFDRAAEDLEKEPVTALVGGAVLDGITHVPIEDSVILISGSRIKAIGRSDRIKIPPGATVIDVRGKFVLPGLIDAHNHLEGLGLDEGDGEFTDTPEKLRQVILTNAQLDLLSGVTTLRECGSSEAVLRLRDQIEAVGPRLFAAGPQFVKRDPTQPPSPLFIEYDGVKDARKKVKEQIAKGIDLVKLRITRQRPMPTLEEVSALVEEAHRAGLKVAVHTDVPHEDAVRLAIAAGVDTIEHSAPLRVYDDRLLIEMARRGIISVPTLYQIQAQRIDPLEKKDEELIEPPLSHRLAPDLLQALTRRAALWRRNLSDWRARGYDPRALLRERFLAVARARSLGVRIALGPDTGSDLVPHGRFYKEIALYVTVGGLSPIEALQMATRIAAETIGKEKELGTIEPGKLADLIVIEGDPLMDIENLRNVVMVIKGGKIIEVPRIEGRITERRKLGKDARDSLPLTAGGW
- a CDS encoding isocitrate dehydrogenase (NAD(+)), with amino-acid sequence MTERKRHRVTLIPGDGIGPECAASVVRIIEAAGVPIEWDEHVAGMQAINKFGDPLPFALLESIKENRVALKGPLTTPIAEGFQSVNVRLRKELDLFANLRPIRTLPGVPSRFGDVDLVVVRENTEDLYSGLEHIVVPGVVESLKIITERASLRIARFAFEYARREGRRKVTAVHKANIMKLSDGLFLDCFRRVARDYPDIEEDEKIVDNACMQLVMNPQQFDVLLLENLYGDIVSDLAAGLVGGLGVVPGANIGETVAVFEAVHGSAPDIAGKNLANPTALLLSALMMLRHLGETEAADRIYAALIRTLAERQIRTRDLGGRATTTEFTQAIIRELKD